ctcggatgcacttaGCCTGTCAGCTCTCTTACCATGCCATCATTCTCCCTAGTTGCGaattccactcgacttcctatggtcctaagctcctacacacttagacacagggatcaaaccaaaacagaacctaacctaacttggttgatcacatcaaaataaccacaagGTTCAATAGGTCAGACTAAGTATCTACCCATCGAAATTCGAGAGGAAATTCGCGAactagaagaaaaagatggaggtattttttaagacaaGTTTTGATTTAGTACTaattatgaaatttgattttgtagcactagaggacaaagaagaatatcaatggacgaaaaaggagtaagctgacttcatggctaacgacaAAGCATAATTTCATCTGCTTAGCGTTTTACCATCTCAAGAAGTCAACTAGATCGGAGCCTATGAGttagccaaggagctttggagaaattcctggaactacacgaagggatctCAGAGGCAAAACTAGCGAGACGGGATATGCTCCGGAATCAAATCAGCAACATTCGATTAGAAGAAGATgaaaccattgcacaccttcactcaagaatcaaggaactcatcaccggactcagaaatattggagaaaaggtaaccaaccgagattcgctaaggtacgcgctaaACGCCTTTCCTAGGACTTCTGAATGGGTATCCTTAGTAGATACCTATTACATCTctaaagatctagaggtaagtacattagaagagttattttctatatTTAAAGTTCATGAAACTATATGTGCAGATCTGAAgagggagcccaagaacaacattgccttaaaggcaaaaatggatgaaccaaaATCCAAAACGTCCCTCAACGATGACGAAACGtcattcatggtaagaaaattttaaaagttatttaaaactaataagtttaatcaagtgtagggtaaaagaaggaaaagaagagtaAGATGCCACCACTGTAATAAAGAAGGGCATGTGAAAGACAACTACTCAaaactaaagaacaaggacaaggacaatgaCACAAGCAAAGACGAGAGACCAACCCAGAAAAGGCACAAGAAtataaaggcgacgtgggacgaaacttTATTAGAATCAGAAATTAAAGCCTACGCTAGAGTTGCGCTGATGGCaagccaccaagaagaagaagacaaaacaAGTTTTTCtgcaatgagcatcgagagcaacgatgaagggggagtaatATCAGAAGAGAGTAGCTCTATAGGGGGAGTCTCAGATAATGAAATCGATAAGGTAAGTAAAGTATGATCTCTGCCGCTTGataagttatttcagtttataaaaattCTGTCTAAAACTTCCTGTAAATTAGAAATTAAgaatgaaaaattattaaaagaaaataatgatttaaaagGAACCCTAAtaacatcttgtcgattagaagatttcgagaaactgaaaatagaaaataaaaatttaaaagaacaaatacaaaaattgaaaaattttacATGCCCGAATGTTACTCtttcaaattctaaaaattttcaagGGCTAAATTGGCATTTTAGACACCATAAGggcaaaattagaaaattatcacatAAAAATGTTCCTAGAAAAATTTTGATCAATCTGGTAActagaacctatattgagtttcaaaatcatacttaaattaaatgcatggattatttttaaatattaaaagtttttttcaaatattttcaaataaatggCTTTGCATGATTttctgttagaaattaattagaatttaatttttctgGAAAACAGgatttcataaaattttaataattttctgaacactatattattttttatgatttttctaacaaaaattattttcttcaatTTAAAATCACTTTGCATAGTTATTTTTTGCAAACTTTATTTTTCTGTAAACTCTTATCATGTTAACGATCAAAggagaaatttttaaattttttggccgttgaattatttttctataaaaattctattttcattcaattcttgaaaaataatttttctgtaaAAATATTTTCTCTGTTACATCTTCATAAAATTTTTCCCAATTTTTTGAGcttgaaaagtatttttaaacatttttttaaaaaataacttattcttaattaaatcaatttcataatttCGTGAAAATTTTTTCACAACTTTTGATATTTCTACTTCACTGTtgcaaaaatttttcaaaatttttaaccaattaaacataattataatattatttttttacaaaaattgtcTATAAATTTCCAGATTTTCGAAATTCAAACTTGATGATTTTTCTGGATGATAGTCGCTAACTTTTTAACCCTTAGACtttgttttcaaatttatttCCAAGTCATTTTATGCTTATcactatttttaatgtgatcaaagggggagaattagagattaagtctaaggggagggtacattaatttttgcatatttttttaaatacaatatatatacttgtcatttttattactatttatttttggtttaccctaatttaacttgggattgctcacatcaaaaagggagagattattagtACCCcgtgttagttttgatgtgagtaaacaagtcaagttagatcctattatgttttgatcccctatgtctaagtgtgcaggaacttaggaacatagaaagtcgagtgaaagacgtagCTAACGAAAAAACGACACCAGAGAAAGTCATTGGGTTTGgtgtgttcgagggatgaggcgctgtggaagagtacattggcggacgagaaggaagcgcgctgcaattccgagggacaagaaaccggAGCAGAAGGGCGcttgagaaggccgaaaaatgggttcgggtgagccctatttcgaacggccgaaatcacccaaacgagcagatctggagcggaagacccgaaggAAAAGTCAATTGGAGGTTGACTATGCTCCGGACATCCGGACCACCTGAACCTAAGGCACCCTAGGCTCGCGCCTTGATCAAGTCGGTTCAGCCcagtcggggcgcccggaacgggTCCAGACTCCCAAACCAGAAACTTTATTGAAATGTCAGCTGTCATGATCCATTGTGACGAGGATAAAATTGTATCCCCCTCTAGACACCTGAAACTCTTCCAGGCACCCCAATCAGGACTATATTAGGACTATAAATATAGTCCTGATCCTAGAAGCTAAAAATAACACTTGTAAACGATTCCAGTTGAGTTTATCTTTCTAATTGTGAGCtttaattgttgtaagaggcttctccacctaaaggagacTTTAATGGACTTTTCaacatcttggattagcaatcatctgattgcaaatcaagtaactcCTTTTGTACCTCTATCTTTAGTTTACTACTTATTACATTTTATGCGAGTGTTCATCAAGATGTAAAGTTCAACAaaggttttattttttatatatttgtgcAGGACAATTCATCCCCTCTTGTCGACGGACAAGGGACCAACACCCCTAGCTAGGGGTGGTAATTTATGACCCGACACAAAAACATGACCCGAATGAATAGAAAAAAACAGGTTAGGATCATGTCTTATTGGGTTTGGGTTAGGTTCAGGACGACCTGATTGACACTATTGATAAAAGGGTCAGGTTCGGGTTAACCTAAAATGACCCAATTACAACCTACGAACCCATCTATAAATAGTTTCGGATCGGATTCAGGTTGGATTCTGATTGAGTTCGGGTTAAAATAAGCATATTTTAATAAAATGAGTCTTTTTGGGCCGGGTTTGGGTTGTATTCGGATTGTGGATTATTTCAGGTCAAGTTTGAGTTAAATACAAATAAACGGGTCGAGTTTGGGTTGAACAATTTGTCCCGAAATATTAATCAAGTCGGGTTCGGGTGTTGGTGTTCCAACCTGTCAATCTGCCAACCTGAATTGTCACCTCTACGAGTCAAAATTGACTACGATCTCCCTTGGGTTCATCTTCCCACCTAGATTATAGTTTTGGATCGAGCCAGGTCACCGGAGGGAGCACGGATCCTCTGGTCtgcaatttgcggaccagagaATGGTCCACTTTATACATTGGTCCATTTTGATAGACCCCATCACTTAAACACATGGGGTCCATCATAATCCACCAATCACGATCAATGGACTATCCTCTGGTTCATAATTTGTGGACCAAAGGATCCCGTCTGCACCGGAGGACGTTGGCGGTGGGCAAGTCGCCCCTTGCTCGACACTATACAGTCCACCCACCGCGCGGCGGCCTCCGACCGCCTAGCTCGACTCAAAATTGTAACCTAGGTGAGAAGATGAACATAAGGGAGATCATAACCAATTTTAACTAGATTCCGATCGCGATCCGACTTGCAAATTACGAAAAAGATTAGGAAAGAACAGGAATTATGGACCTTCACTCCTACCCTAGCCttcattctaacaatctccttgtCTCAGTTTCTCAAGCAAATTCAATCCAGTTGTTCCCTTTGATTTTATGACTTTGTCAATTAGAAGATAACTATCGAATGATTTATTTGGTAACGATCTCAAATAAGAACAATTCAATttcctaattaaaaaaatattaaaaaaataatatattaagataaataaaataatttaatttaatatttacaaTGCTTTAATAAATATTATACAAGAGGGGATAAAATGGATAGAATTGCTTGTTAAAAATCTTAATTTGTCAGTAAAATTagaattattttgaatttttataataatatattttattccaTCATATTCAATCATGTCCAGGTAGATGAGAAATGATTTGCTCCAGTTGAACGTGCCTCGATCTTGATCGTTCATTTACAAAACACGATAATGATCTAAACCACACTTGGACGATCACAGCCGTCCGATTTATCCAAAAATCCAAGCATCAAACGCACTGCTCGGCGGAGCGGGCGCGGCGGGCGCGGCGCAAGCGGCCGCCCCAGGTCTCCTCGCCGGTGTTCGCCACGGCGGACCTCCTCCCGAGTCCGTCGAGCTGCATGTCCCAGTTCCCGAACGCAGTAACTCCGGCCTCCTGCTTGCGAGGGCGGCCCTCGCGGAAGGCCGTGGCGGCGCCGACAGTGGCGGCCCAGCGGTCCCCGGTGAGGGAGAGGTCGTAGTTGCGGCGGCGGACGGGATCAGAGAGCACGTCGTAGGCCTCGCGCGCCTCCATGAAGCGCTCCGCGTAGCGGCGCTCCTCCCCCGCGGAGCGGCACGCGTCCGGGTGCCACAGCAGGGCCAGCCGCCGGTACGCGCTCCGGATCTCGTTGGCCCCCGCGGTGTTGGACACGGAGAGCAGGTCGTACATGGTGGTGGTCGGCGCCGGAGCGCTGACCACTGCTGCGGAGGCGGAGATGGAGAAGCTGCGCCTGAGCCGAGGAGTTCTTGGGCTGGCGGCGACGGCGGGAGAAACGGGAGAAACGAGTGAAAACATGATTGGTCTGCTCGCTGCTCGGCAAGTAAACAATCGAGATGAGCAGATTGGAGTGAATCGCTTGGAAGAAGATCCCTGCTCTTTATAGACTTATTCATTCAGTTTCTTAGGGATTTACCCAAGCGATCGAGGCGGCTACGGACTCTGATGGTGACTTCAAAgttgaaattttattataaaaagacaaaaaaaaaaagtttgaaggagaagatatatttttttaaagaaaggaCAGTAGCCACGTCATACTTTGCACGTCGCAGGGCTTCTAGAACCTCCAagtattcattaattttatttttaaaaataaatcaaataattaaaatgattattttagtttaatttgatattttaactttaagtttaatttgaatttgatttgaatttttacttaattcaaatttattcatttaaataTTAACAAATTGAATATctacttgtttaattttatttatttatttaatgaattatttaagtttatttatttaagcaATATTATGTATATTaatgaataaatataaaaaaaattcttatcaaACTACAGTcctaattttaaatattataattaacaAATATATGATTTAAAATGTACAGCATACAACTCAAATTATTACTTGTTGATGCAAACTATTAAATTATTACACGAGGTTTGTCTTGATACACTCCTACTTACCTAACCTACGTACTTTCTTTTAATTTTACTCCACCTAACCTAGTAAAGTAATTGTGaacatattttataaattaattaatcctTTCATCTACCTCACAACtctttttcttttgcctatttgaTTAATTCGCATTTTAAAAGCTTTTTTACTTGTGAAAATGTGAGTTGGAGACCCTAGCAAGAAGTTGTACTAAACTTGTCGACTTGAATGCCAATTATTCTTCTCATGTAACCCAAAAGAACAGACCCACGAGTCCAAAGCGTTTTGCAGGTAGTCAACTTAAAGATTAAAGAGCAATCATTTTCCtcattaaataagaaaaatagactataataatattttttcattGATTTTTATTTCGCTCCCGAAGTTTGACGAGTAAGCAATCGACTGTAAtcacgttttttttttttgctgtttcgattattatttttctcctcattcaatataattttaatataattattacGATAtatgaaaattgaaaaaaaattaaaaatgataaaatcgcGTACACGTGTCTATCGTCCTTTGGATTCTGCAAGTACCTGGCTCGTAACCGGGATCTAATTTGTAGATTTGCGCCGTCGTCGCTGTCGGTGGTTGGAATTCTGAAGGAATCCAATTCAGAACAAACAAACATCGAACCGATCCTTCCACTACGCTTGGATTGGTGGTCGTATATTTTTGAAGCAAACTACAAACACTTTGGAAAAGTTTGTGAAAGTGATTTTGACCTCGTTGGACTAGAGAACGCCAAATAAGACCTTGAGTATTTCGTCATCTGCCATTTCAATATATTACGATTTTTTAATTTGCTAGAGAATTCCATTAGAATCTTCCATTGGCAATTTGATAGAAGTGTGAAACTTCACGGCAAATTAAGTCCGGCTCACCTTTCTAAAGGTTAGAATTCTATTTAATTTTACTAGCTAGGTTTTGTGAAGTAGCTAAGAGAAGAACGGTGAGCGAAGGAAGTTCTATATATATCGTAGAGGCAAAATGCTTAGGGAACATGTTCCTTCCGTAAGACCACAAATTATGTAAAAAATATCTCTATATTATAATTGTAAGAATAAACCCTATTTAATTTACTACATTAAATAGGGCTTAATTAAGATTTAATGTCAAATATATAATTAGGTACTAATAATCATCCACCCAGCACAAAAATGTAcatttgataatatatatatgcgCAAATGATTTAATATTTTTGGAGAACAAATTAAAGgtgttttttaaaaagaaatttcctttttttgaaaaaaatttttcgTCTTTAGGCCaccacagaggaggtaaatcacgagtgacTACTAATCATTAGTACAATGGCCAAGGCATGAGAAAACATACTCGGGCATGCCAAATTTCGACCCCATAACTTAATAAGATAATATCTCATCTTTCAACTATCGTACCGCCCTGATTATTGAAAGTTTGACCAAATAATTatcaacataaaattaaaacttcacaAAGTTAGGCCTCAAAAACCATATATACAAGAGGGGAAATGAAAAATATCAAGATTTGTAGGAGATCTCAGTGACCTCCATGAATAAGTTCAAGTCTTCTGTCCTAATAATCATGTGTGCTCGTGTCCTCTTATCAATCGGATGGGTCAGATCATATCTTAAGGATATAGTGTACATCACGAGGATACCATCTTAAGGATGTCATGATCGTCTGATTAATAAGAGAACATGAAGACACGTGATTATTGGGACGGCGGATCTGACTCTCATAAATCGACTGCTTGATTCCTGTTATAGATTTCGAAATCCAATTTTAAGATTCGGAGATCTTTCCATCGAGCCGCCTCGAGCCAATCATAATTACTCGATCGTAGCCGTCCCCAACCACCAAGTGGTTGAATGGAATTAATTAAGGAGTTCTAGAATGATTCCCTtgttgattaatttttttaataaacaaatttaaAGTATTTTAGAAAAGGGATGAACAAGtgcaaaatgatttttttatcatttaGGAATCAATCTTTTCCATTTTGATAACTCTAGATCATGTAGTGATAACTCGGCTATGTCCTAAACACCTGTTTTTCCATGTACGTAAAGAGGAGAAAAGGCCCCAAGCAAGGTACAATGATAAGTAAGATTGAATAAATagttaatgaaatcaaattaaccgATCTAAATTAAaagtttagttaatttaatttttttttaaaaaaatattagttattTATGTTAAATTGGTTCGATTtcgattttaaaaatcaaaatttgattaaattgaataaatcaatatttttaactaaatcgATCATCAAACACGTGACGACGATGACAAGTGAGACGACATGACCGTGTTAAACAATGAACTTCTCCTAACGCGGGACATGATCCTGCCAAATGGCAGGTCAGCACTTGCGAAGCacatatttttaaaaagtaaatagaaatatattattgttaaaaaatttacttaatttaataaaaattaaattaattaatattttattaatttaatttatttactttcaattaaattaatttgattggtTCGATTTTACCAATTACTCAGCCTTGACGGTAAGATAATTGTTGGATGCTTAAAGCACCACGATTGGATTCTCGACTGAAGCATGCATAATTCTATTTGGACGAAAACTAGGTGAAATAATACGAAATACGATCATCCAGGTGGGACTGGCAAATGGGTTGAGTTGCCTAATTTTTTATTGGGTTGCTTTAGGAGAAAAAAGTTTGTGAAGTTGCGCTTGGCTCAACTGATCAGCCATTCCATACTAACAATGACATTTAATGTAATAAATGTATAAGAGTAGAGATGGTTTTAAGGGCATTTTGATGTGACTTGCAATGAATATCTGATAAAATTAatcaactaattaatttgaaagaTTTCAGAATTAATTTTTGCCCCGAATGAAGGGGAACTTAAAACCCCGGGCCGCATTTGATTAATTTTATCAGATATTCATAACAAGTCACATCAAAATGCCCTTAAAATAATCACCACTCCTATACATTTATTAGATCATTGTTAAAATATGGAATGGCTCATCAGTGGAGCCAAATGCAACTTCACAAACTTGTTCCTCCCAAGCAAaccaataaaaaaattaaactcaagTCAACTCATTTGTTAAGTAGTCCAAAGCAGGGCGTAGCTTTGATTCAAAATGATCTTGATTGGCACTGGCTACTTGGCTGATTAATTTGGAAATGACCAATGAATCTGTGCCTCTCTGTATATTCTTCTTGATTTAGTATTGATATAGTATAGATATAGTATAGTAAAAAATTCTTTATGAATTCTTGTCAATTTACTCTAAAACTTTTTACATCTTAATATTATCCAATTTTACTTAAAATAttacttggcaataaattgactaaCAATTTGATATCATTGACCTCGCTTCTTTGAACTTGTTCCTTTTTCCAATTACTTCTCTTGATGATTTTGCCTTTTGAACCTCTTGGAGCTTTAAATCTCTCCATTAGAGCAAGCCAATGCTTTATCTCTATCAtaaagaagttttcgatccttgatttctaagaatcgaagctcgtcaatgtgaatggtggaggcacccttatgTCAAATCCGAGTTCATCTcaaaattccatcttgaagttgagattGTTGATGATAGCCTTTAGCTTGTTTAAATTAGGGCTTCAACTTTTTCTTCTTCTAGCTCGTTGCCCTTCCGACGATAAGTCCGATGAAAAGCGACCTGACTCTGATACTGTTGGGATTTTTAATTCAATtccctttagtcccacattgctaagctaaaGAAACTTAGAAGCCTTTATATATGGAAGGCTTCTATGCTAGCTTAGTCAAGTTAaggaggacctacacgcatgcgcgggctaaGCCCAAATCAGGGGGTTCgaaccggaaatccataaaccgggcgcgacgcacgcgatcatcgcgcgcaggggggaggggggggggtgcaaatccccagcttgTGGGCCTCGCGCTTACGAGCGGCCCGGTTCGTTTTTGCCAGTCCAGTTTGGTTCACCCGGTTCGTTTTTGTTAGCCGGTTTGGTTCACACCTGGTTTggtccgcgtgaggaagcgaagcagcgctTCGGTTCTGTCCGCGTCGTGTGAGGATGCGAAGCAACGCATccgcgcgtgagaagaggaagcaTAAGCAAAGTGTGCGTCTcttcctctgcactgcttcaagtgtataaatacacttcctcacttccttctcaactcactccaaaAAGCAAAGCAATCCTTCTTCCttgctttctacttcttcttccttctttccgagttgttctgaggcttggttcgtgatctgaggttgagtccgagtgcggtgctcgttttggagtgcacctacgagcgacgcgggcggttgtcggatcttgggaggattttgccggagagcctctgcaccgtgggcggcaataaattctctaaagacaatcGGCACATCtgacgcttcgaccggagatacacaatttcttaacccttactgttattaacgtttattgcatgctcgtcatttattggtgcaattatagattactgtattagcgtaattagttcttttacaattttagagaatttattgtagcatcaataaacataatgaacgatagggtaacggggtctgatgaggctagcgcccgacccgaaagacttttcgggcaaaacttcagacgttggcaacaacaaatgaaattttggcttactacgctaaggctattctccgttatagaaataTACCCTCCTTCAcccaatgaagaggaacctgcccgtagtgatgccttagagaggtttaagcaaagggattatctctgccatgggagaatcctatctgccctctcagacgcactatttgatgtgtactgttcaaccgcttcagctaaagagccgtggaaatctttggataaaaaatataactctgaagattctggtttagaaaagtacactgtggcaaaattcctaaacttcaaaatggttgaaggcaaatctgtgatagagcagacacatgaattccaagtccaaattcatggtcttgctgaaggagatatgccattacctgaaaaatttcaggtcttgtcaatcatcgaaaaattgcctccgagttgggaagattttagcatgactcttaaacattggagaggtaaaatctctctcgaagatttgatgattgccttaaatatcgaagaagaacatcggaagcaacataaaaatgatgatacaagaatgcctatggattttgttccaaaggcgaatgtagtagtctcatctgacaagaagaaattcaaaaaacagaaaatgaaaaacaagatgaaacccaacccaaaggttcaaaagaaaactggaaccaaACCTAAGTCTTGTTGGGCATGTGGACTGGTtagacattatgccaaattctaccCTAAgcaaaaggacaaggagaaaaaccaaagcaatatgtccaacaccaagcacaagtaaatgtcgtgactgctagtgacgacaccagcgataggtttgttaccttcaaacccgaactaaacttgatctatcaacccaatgaatggttagttgatacaggtgctaatgtacactgttgtgctgatcactctgccttccttacttattaggtaattgaaggcacttccgtgaccatgggtaaccattctgcagccagggtatttaggataggacaagttgacttgaggttcacctctggaaaagtcctgtcattGCATGAGGTgtatcatgttccagcggtccatcggaatttgattagcggatcaaagttagtccgtgctggttatgagttgaacttcaaatgtaataaagttgtaatattacatttaggatcctttattggaaaaggttaccttaatgaaggtttatttaaactcaatgtagaaaatgctactttaaataaaacttctgatattggttgttcatataacattgagtcttatggtctgtggcatgacagattaggacatgtcaattttaataccgtaaaaaggatgatgaatcttgacatgatccctaaggatgctataaatgataagaaaaaatgtgaaatttgtgtgcaatataaacaaccccgtaaacccttcaaatcagttgatagaaattatgatattttagaattgattcatactgactgttgtgagtttaacggtgtaataacgagagaccataaaaggtatttcattaccttcattgatgatcactctcgttattgttatgtttatttgctaaaaaccaaggatgaagctttagataaatttatgatttttaaatctgaagctgagaatcaaaccgataaaattattaagaggttaaggtctgataggggtggagaatttacctcgaacttgtttcaaaaattttgtaaagatataggtataatccatgaggtaactgctccatatagtcctcaatccaacggtatagcagaatgaAAAAATctaacccttgaagatatgattaattccatgttaggcaatTCTGGGTTAtccaactttatgtggggggaggctctatacaatgcatgccatgtgctaaatagagtcccaatgaagtcaagggataaaaccccatatgagttttggaaaggccgaaggacaagtttgaaataccttaaagtgtgggggttcctggcaaaggtactagtacctgaacacagaaggaaaaaacttggtccaaagaccgtagatggtatcttcttgggttatgctcaaaatagtattgcatataggttcctgattattaaatcagaaatttctggaatagatgcaaatactattgtagaacttcgcgatgctacattttttgaagatatatttcctatgaagacgagaacacctcaatctagtattcctactagaaatgaaccttcttccgtagaggtcccattatccgtagtgggtacaccttcctcaagtcactctagactagttgaatctagtgagtatacagaaccgagaaggagcaagaggcaacgtatgtctacggatttaggccaggactttatcacctataatatagaaggtgaccctatgacatatagagatgctatggcttctcctgaagctaagcactggaaagaggccattaaaagtgaaatgaactctattatctctaatgccacttgggagttggtagatttacctcctgggtgtaacactataggatgtaaatgggtgtttaaaagaaaactaaaacctgatgggtcagtagataaattcaaagcccgcctagttgctaagggattcaaacagaaagaagggattgactattttgacacttattctcctgttacaagaattactacaatccgagtgttaatagcattggcgtccatatatcatcttgagatccatcaaatggatgtcaaaacggcattccttaatggagatcttgaagaagagatatatatggatcaacctgagggatatgtagtttctggaaatgagaacaa
This genomic stretch from Zingiber officinale cultivar Zhangliang chromosome 7A, Zo_v1.1, whole genome shotgun sequence harbors:
- the LOC121999276 gene encoding chaperone protein dnaJ 20, chloroplastic-like, giving the protein MYDLLSVSNTAGANEIRSAYRRLALLWHPDACRSAGEERRYAERFMEAREAYDVLSDPVRRRNYDLSLTGDRWAATVGAATAFREGRPRKQEAGVTAFGNWDMQLDGLGRRSAVANTGEETWGGRLRRARRARSAEQCV